The following coding sequences lie in one Chanos chanos chromosome 4, fChaCha1.1, whole genome shotgun sequence genomic window:
- the taf4b gene encoding transcription initiation factor TFIID subunit 4: protein MSASEPSNSLEKCLTPSPVSTCGRPDEGMIEDSEYAPDTNTETHSVQTGALVETSSKDGYLDGSVEKMVTLDVGDHPCPDSKRLNDDLVGVSQSPKRGHGSNTSAPHPEAPPTTLLKPPVTTASVSRDALSSSLPQAKVMADTVPLRSSTPLMVGARVIPRASSAPSGSGQAACSLVSVSQSGLLSVRPAPPKMTPQSPAPGRGAMLTIQRTAAPQQGVAMSRAPQTGSLQLPANLQIPRGMVLIRSDGGQLMLVSPQALAQAHTQSIVLKPSTVTAGGLSSPQVSATGSPVIRVSVPLPCAAPTNVQKTSSSTVIKPGSATGTTVLKPCSTTGTTILKPCSATGTTVLKPCSTTGTTVLKPCSATGTTVLKPCSATGTTILKPCSATGTTVSKPCSATGTTVSKPCSATGTTVSKPGSTTGTIVKVASSSSSAGMANQKSTSVTGITVQNPKARPGNAALVKTVARAIPSPAVNQTVLVSGNAPRVLSPNIPTRSPAAKATPTAPVTAETLENVKKCKNFLVTLMKLASSDSRSADMAQNVRSLVKNLLDGKLEAEEFTDKLYMELRSSPQPCLVSFLKRNLPAVRQFTPNSLLFIQQCDAPKPPASAPTQAATSTSTSTLKPTPSSSTPQPVALQQTARPTQLILQQQQRSMVVRQPVTSSSSSSSSSPSQVILPQPKHLIIQTHTLPTGAVLRQSSLQVSKTVPSQAPPAGDARCFKDSAAGSFREEDDINDVTSMAGVNLREENARILAVGSELVGAVIRSCPDEPFLQPAALHRRILDTGRALGVEEVGSGVLSLLSQATQERLQDLLEKLTVIARHRNTSYRDDWQHRQTNDTQAQLKFLEELDRLEKQRKDNEERETLLRIAKSRSNSEDPEQQRLRQRAKEMHQLELAQMQTKAANLAALAALGPRKRRPLERSEPGASQLSVGGVRRAAGRPHTRVTVRDLIFCLEQDCPLRRSLTLYKALLQ from the exons ATGTCTGCGAGCGAACCCTCAAACTCTTTGGAAAAGTGCCTGACTCCGTCTCCTGTAAGCACGTGCGGAAGGCCTGATGAAGGAATGATTGAAGACAGCGAGTACGCGCCAGACAcgaacactgaaacacactcgGTGCAAACGGGAGCGCTTGTCGAGACGTCCAGCAAAGATGGGTATCTGGACGGATCTGTTGAAAAAATGGTCACTTTAGATGTTGGCGATCATCCGTGTCCAGATTCCAAGCGACTTAATGATGATTTAGTCGGTGTAAGCCAGTCACCAAAACGTGGTCATGGGTCTAATACCTCGGCTCCACACCCAGAGGCCCCACCCACCACACTGCTCAAACCTCCAGTCACCACTGCCTCAGTAAGCAGGGACGctttgtcctcctctctgcctcagGCCAAGGTGATGGCTGACACTGTGCCTCTCAGGTCCAGCACGCCGCTGATGGTGGGCGCCAGAGTCATCCCACGGGCTTCGTCAGCGCCTAGCGGCAGCGGACAAGCAGCCTGCAGTCTGGTGTCGGTGTCCCAGTCGGGACTACTTTCTGTGAGACCCGCGCCCCCTAAAATGACCCCCCAGAGCCCCGCCCCAGGCCGAGGAGCCATGTTGACAATACAGAGAACGGCAGCTCCACAGCAGGGCGTGGCAATGTCACGGGCCCCCCAGACCGGCTCCCTGCAGCTGCCTGCTAACCTCCAGATCCCCAGGG gTATGGTTCTGATCCGTAGTGATGGGGGCCAGTTAATGCTGGTGTCCCCACAGGCACTGGCCCAGGCCCATACACAGAGCATTGTCCTTAAACCATCCACTGTTACAGCTGGAGGCCTCTCATCcccgcag GTGAGTGCAACAGGCTCGCCGGTTATCAGAGTGTCTGTTCCACTCCCCTGTGCTGCTCCGACTAATGTCCAAAAGACAAGCTCAAGCACAGTCATTAAACCTGGCTCCGCCACAGGGACCACTGTCTTAAAGCCCTGCTCCACCACAGGGACCACTATCTTAAAGCCCTGCTCCGCCACAGGGACCACTGTCTTAAAGCCCTGCTCCACCACAGGGACCACTGTCTTAAAGCCCTGCTCCGCCACAGGGACCACTGTCTTAAAGCCCTGCTCCGCCACAGGGACCACTATCTTAAAGCCCTGCTCTGCCACAGGGACCACTGTCTCAAAGCCCTGCTCTGCCACAGGGACCACAGTCTCAAAGCCCTGCTCTGCCACAGGGACCACAGTCTCAAAGCCCGGCTCTACCACAGGGACCATCGTCAAGGTGGCTTCAAGCAGCAGCTCCGCTGGAatggcaaaccaaaagtccacCTCCGTCACAGGGATTACTGTACAAAATCCTAAAGCCAGGCCAGGCAATGCCGCGTTGGTGAAG ACTGTTGCCAGGGCGATCCCATCTcctgctgtcaatcaaactgtccTTGTGTCTGGTAACGCCCCCCGTGTCTTGTCTCCAAATATTCCCACACGGTCGCCTGCCGCCAAAGCCACACCCACTGCCCCTGTCACCGCT GAGACCCTGGAGAATGTGAAGAAGTGTAAGAACTTTCTGGTGACTCTGATGAAACTGGCCTCCAGCGACAGTCGCTCCGCGGATATGGCTCAGAACGTCCGCTCGCTCGTGAAGAACCTCCTG gaTGGGAAACTAGAGGCAGAGGAGTTCACTGATAAACTGTACATGGAGCTCAGATCTTCTCCTCAGCCCTGCCTGGTGTCTTTTCTCAAG agaAACCTCCCTGCTGTGCGTCAGTTCACTCCCAATTCGCTGCTTTTCATCCAACAGTGTGACGCACCCAAACCCCCAGCTTCAGCTCCAACACAAGCTGCAACCtccaccagcaccagcaccctGAAACCCACTCCATCCTCCTCCACCCCTCAGCCTGTCGCCCTCCAGCAGACAGCCAGGCCCACCCAACTG AttttgcagcagcagcagaggagtATGGTAGTCAGGCAgcctgtgacatcatcatcatcatcatcatcatcatcaccatcgcAGGTCATCTTACCTCAACCCAAACACCTGAttatacaaactcacacactgccCACAG gggcAGTTTTAAGGCAATCATCCCTCCAGGTGTCTAAAACAGTCCCCTCCCAGGCCCCTCCCGCAGGGGACGCACGCTGCTTCAAGGACAGTGCTGCCGGCTCTTTCCG TGAAGAGGATGACATTAATGATGTGACCTCCATGGCTGGGGTCAACCTGAGAGAGGAGAACGCTCGTATCCTGGCTGTGGGCTCGGAGCTGGTGGGTGCAGTCATCCGCTCCTGCCCAGACGAACCCTTCCTCCAGCCCGCTGCACTGCACCGACGCATACTGGACACTG ggcgtGCTCTGGGCGTGGAGGAGGTGGGATCGGGTGTACTCAGTTTGCTGTCTCAGGCCACTCAGGAGAGACTGCAGGACCTGCTGGAGAAACTCACTGTCATAGCACGCCACCGCAACACATCTTacagg GATGATTGGcagcacagacagaccaatGACACGCAAGCTCAGCTGAAGTTTCTGGAGGAGCTGGACAggctggagaaacagaggaaggacaacgaggagagagagacgctgcTCCGCATCGCCAAG AGTCGCTCCAACAGTGAGGACCCTGAACAACAGAGACTCAGACAGAGAGCCAAAGAG ATGCATCAGCTGGAGCTGGCCCAGATGCAGACCAAAGCCGCTAACTTGGCCGCTCTGGCTGCTCTAGGCCCTCGCAAACGGAGACCACTGGAGAGGTCTGAGCCGGGAGCCAGCCAG